The following coding sequences lie in one Methylotuvimicrobium alcaliphilum 20Z genomic window:
- a CDS encoding ABC transporter substrate-binding protein: MLVKTAIAILLCFFYLFLSSAHAAVDESALDLDSVSIQLRWEHGFQFAGYYAAIEKGFYRDEGLEVQLKEIDYSKDFVKQVLAGESEYGVTDSTLLIYHLQGDPVVLINQFFQHSPLVFIARRESGIVSPYEMIGKKVALDLSSRGDAALNALLLKTLGDLNKVQRIKATGDSYQDLRDGKIDVVTAYATSQPFLLKEQGVEVNVINPLNYGIDYYGDNLFTTRNEIIEHPERVEKISRATIKGWQYALDHPKEIIELIIDRYNPKLSRAYLEYEARMTRQMIIPELIQLGSVDPKRYRLTAEDYQRLGFVEHSLIEDDFFYRLPNAETGPVLAFSAKERAWIKRNPVVRYGGERDWAPYDFVDRNGVHNGLSRDILQLIGQYTGLTFEAEIDDWNNLLQKIRQREIDLLPSLYYSDERADYMLFTEPYQWMLDYFFIHEDVQAKSLADLAGKTIAIPRGFLHDETIKKMFPELSILEVEDLMGALQSVIERKADLLVDAHSVITYWLKRNAITTIRPFKVLPPGEAQQLHMAVRTDLPELHSILNKALAAIPEQEKQQVQDKWFGARFKGQTVAMTSYEQKWLAEHPVIRVAVKRNKLPYESVDRQGRYIGMAADYLAWIAKILRIELDIIPLESWREAKQKVELGEVDIMFEALDSLDDKRLVLTESFFSSPVVIVMSDREPYVDNIREIRHRRLAIVQSYAYASTIADHYPEIDFHYVDSVAEGLTAVSTGSVDALLCTLAAAGYQIADQGIHNIRIVGKTEFTSDLGFAIAQKQAQLAPLLNRALHTIGPSEQQKIRDTWASKSIAEKIDYRLIAWIVGGFLLILAFVFFWNRRLADEVVRRKQSEQEAALLNERLTLAAGIASIGVWELNLTGEPNLLFDDRMFDIYGLPKQPSLAFAEWIARIHPEDRSLVQGVISQLHLRDDQAHNEYRIIRPDGIIRTLYSGSRITGNENNPGKIIGVSWDISERKNAEIALAKAKEQAESANQAKSRFLANMSHEIRTPMNAIIGFTDLLDEQIKEPHLKSFVKTIKTAGQNLLALINDILDLSKIEAGKLSIEKQACNPHELFTELGGIFTMKMREKNLALILNVDPAIPRSLVLDAARLRQVLFNLIGNAVKFTDQGHIRLIARTANEDDIRSRLDLCIDVEDTGIGISQEHQQVIFQEFEQSEGQDIRKYGGTGLGLAISRRLVEMMGGEITVASRLGEGSIFTVRLYNVDIASIDESEQIPIGTSHQKIRFHPATVLVVDDIENNRRLLQENFSGTALTVLTVENGLDAVDLVKRQPVDLILMDIRMPVMSGYEAAEIIKSFSDTPIIALTASVMKDEYDRVKTAHFDAYLRKPILKADLIEELAKFLPFDRDETAQVEPYPLVLTTEQQAVLPEVLAALEKLSPQCEQAAFSNNISTMKTFAENVSAIGERYRFTPVLDYAERLERHIDSFDIAEIKQGLNEFSALLEQLRDS; encoded by the coding sequence ATGCTTGTAAAAACCGCTATTGCCATTCTGTTGTGCTTCTTTTATCTATTTTTAAGCAGTGCGCATGCGGCAGTAGACGAATCGGCGCTAGACCTAGACTCGGTGAGCATTCAATTACGTTGGGAACATGGTTTTCAGTTTGCCGGTTATTATGCTGCTATCGAGAAAGGTTTTTACCGGGACGAAGGGCTCGAAGTTCAGTTAAAAGAAATCGATTATTCGAAAGACTTCGTCAAGCAGGTCCTTGCCGGAGAATCGGAATACGGCGTAACCGATAGCACTTTGCTGATCTATCATTTACAGGGCGATCCGGTCGTTCTGATCAATCAATTTTTTCAACATTCTCCGCTGGTATTCATCGCCCGCCGCGAATCGGGCATCGTCAGTCCTTATGAAATGATCGGCAAAAAAGTCGCGCTCGACTTATCCAGCCGGGGCGATGCGGCGCTGAATGCGCTGCTGCTGAAAACCCTCGGCGATCTGAATAAAGTTCAACGGATCAAGGCAACCGGAGATTCCTATCAGGATTTACGCGACGGCAAGATCGATGTCGTTACCGCCTATGCGACTTCCCAACCGTTTCTTCTAAAAGAGCAAGGGGTTGAAGTCAATGTCATCAATCCGCTAAATTACGGAATCGATTATTACGGAGACAATTTATTCACTACCCGCAATGAAATCATCGAACATCCCGAGCGAGTCGAAAAAATCAGCCGGGCGACGATCAAAGGTTGGCAGTATGCGCTCGATCACCCGAAAGAAATCATCGAGTTGATTATCGATCGTTATAACCCTAAGCTTTCCCGCGCTTATTTGGAGTACGAAGCGCGCATGACCCGGCAGATGATTATTCCCGAGTTGATACAGTTGGGATCGGTCGATCCAAAGCGTTATCGTTTGACGGCCGAGGATTACCAACGTTTGGGATTTGTCGAGCACAGCCTCATCGAGGATGATTTTTTTTACCGTTTGCCGAATGCCGAAACCGGTCCGGTACTGGCTTTTTCGGCGAAAGAGAGAGCCTGGATAAAACGTAACCCGGTGGTCCGTTACGGGGGAGAGCGGGATTGGGCGCCTTACGATTTTGTCGATCGTAACGGTGTTCATAACGGCTTGAGCCGGGATATATTGCAATTGATCGGGCAATATACCGGACTGACTTTCGAAGCCGAGATCGACGACTGGAATAATCTTCTGCAAAAGATCCGGCAACGGGAAATCGACTTACTGCCATCGCTGTATTATTCCGACGAGCGGGCCGACTATATGCTTTTTACCGAGCCTTATCAGTGGATGTTGGATTATTTTTTCATTCATGAAGATGTCCAAGCCAAGTCCTTGGCGGATTTAGCCGGTAAAACGATCGCGATACCGAGAGGTTTTTTGCATGATGAAACCATAAAAAAAATGTTCCCGGAACTGAGTATTCTCGAAGTCGAGGATCTGATGGGAGCTTTGCAAAGCGTTATTGAGAGAAAAGCGGATTTACTGGTCGATGCGCATTCGGTTATCACTTATTGGTTGAAACGTAATGCGATAACAACAATTCGGCCGTTTAAGGTATTGCCTCCTGGCGAGGCTCAGCAATTGCACATGGCGGTTCGTACGGATTTGCCGGAATTGCATTCGATCTTGAATAAAGCGCTTGCGGCGATTCCCGAACAGGAGAAGCAGCAAGTACAAGATAAATGGTTCGGTGCCAGATTCAAGGGACAAACGGTCGCTATGACGTCTTACGAGCAAAAATGGCTGGCCGAGCATCCGGTCATTCGAGTTGCCGTCAAGAGAAATAAGTTACCTTATGAAAGCGTCGATCGTCAGGGTCGATATATCGGCATGGCGGCCGACTATTTGGCATGGATCGCCAAAATACTCCGTATCGAGTTGGACATTATTCCGCTTGAATCGTGGCGCGAAGCCAAACAAAAAGTCGAACTCGGCGAAGTCGACATCATGTTTGAGGCGCTTGATAGTTTAGACGATAAACGCTTGGTTCTTACCGAATCTTTTTTCAGTAGCCCGGTTGTAATCGTGATGAGCGATCGAGAGCCCTATGTCGATAATATCCGGGAAATCCGGCATCGTCGATTGGCGATCGTCCAGAGTTACGCCTATGCATCGACCATTGCCGATCATTATCCGGAAATCGATTTTCACTATGTAGATTCGGTCGCCGAAGGTTTGACTGCGGTTTCGACAGGCAGCGTAGACGCATTGCTTTGTACGCTGGCGGCAGCCGGTTATCAAATTGCAGACCAAGGCATCCATAATATCCGCATCGTAGGTAAAACCGAATTTACCAGCGATCTGGGGTTCGCCATTGCACAGAAACAGGCGCAACTGGCACCGCTTTTAAATCGTGCCTTACATACGATCGGACCCAGCGAACAGCAGAAGATACGCGATACTTGGGCAAGCAAAAGTATTGCCGAGAAAATCGATTATCGGTTGATCGCATGGATCGTTGGGGGCTTTTTGCTGATATTGGCGTTCGTGTTTTTTTGGAACCGGCGTTTGGCCGACGAAGTAGTCCGGCGTAAGCAGAGCGAGCAAGAAGCCGCATTATTAAACGAACGGCTAACGCTTGCGGCCGGAATCGCATCGATCGGCGTTTGGGAGTTGAATTTGACCGGAGAACCCAATTTGCTGTTCGACGATAGGATGTTCGACATATACGGCCTACCCAAACAGCCGAGTCTTGCCTTTGCCGAATGGATAGCACGTATCCATCCGGAAGACCGGTCGCTGGTTCAAGGGGTGATCAGTCAGTTACACCTGCGCGATGATCAAGCTCATAACGAATATCGGATCATTCGTCCGGACGGTATCATTCGCACACTCTACAGCGGAAGCCGGATTACTGGCAACGAAAATAATCCGGGGAAAATCATTGGCGTGAGTTGGGATATCAGCGAGCGCAAAAATGCTGAAATCGCGCTGGCTAAAGCCAAGGAGCAAGCGGAGTCGGCAAACCAAGCCAAGTCCCGTTTTCTTGCGAACATGAGTCATGAAATCCGAACGCCGATGAATGCAATTATCGGTTTTACCGATTTGCTCGACGAGCAAATCAAGGAACCCCATCTCAAATCTTTCGTGAAAACGATCAAAACCGCTGGACAAAACCTGTTGGCATTGATCAATGATATTTTGGATTTATCGAAAATCGAGGCCGGTAAACTCAGTATCGAAAAGCAAGCTTGCAATCCGCATGAATTATTTACCGAGCTAGGCGGAATTTTTACGATGAAAATGCGAGAAAAAAATTTGGCATTGATTTTAAATGTCGATCCCGCAATTCCACGCAGCTTGGTGCTCGATGCCGCGCGTTTGCGCCAGGTGTTATTCAACTTGATCGGCAATGCCGTCAAATTTACCGATCAGGGCCATATTCGTTTGATTGCGCGTACCGCTAATGAAGACGATATTCGCAGTCGATTGGATTTATGTATCGATGTCGAGGATACCGGTATCGGAATTTCACAGGAACATCAACAAGTCATTTTTCAGGAGTTTGAGCAATCGGAAGGGCAGGATATTCGGAAATATGGGGGTACCGGTTTGGGGCTAGCGATCAGTCGCCGTTTGGTCGAAATGATGGGTGGCGAGATTACTGTTGCTAGCCGTTTGGGCGAAGGCTCCATATTTACCGTCAGACTTTACAATGTCGATATCGCGTCCATCGACGAATCCGAACAAATACCAATCGGGACGAGTCATCAAAAAATCCGGTTTCACCCGGCAACGGTTTTGGTCGTCGACGATATCGAAAATAATCGGCGTTTATTGCAAGAGAACTTTTCCGGAACCGCTTTGACTGTCTTGACGGTCGAAAACGGGCTTGATGCCGTTGACTTGGTTAAACGGCAGCCTGTCGATTTGATATTGATGGACATTCGTATGCCTGTAATGAGCGGCTACGAGGCGGCCGAGATAATAAAATCGTTTAGCGATACGCCGATTATCGCGTTGACCGCGTCGGTTATGAAAGACGAATACGATCGAGTAAAAACCGCGCACTTCGACGCTTATCTGAGAAAACCGATATTGAAAGCCGACTTGATTGAAGAGCTTGCGAAGTTTTTACCGTTCGATAGAGACGAGACGGCACAAGTCGAGCCATATCCGCTCGTATTAACGACGGAGCAACAGGCTGTCTTGCCCGAAGTACTGGCAGCCTTGGAAAAATTAAGTCCGCAATGCGAGCAGGCAGCGTTCAGTAATAACATATCGACTATGAAAACATTTGCCGAAAACGTGTCGGCAATCGGCGAGCGTTACCGGTTTACCCCGGTCCTTGACTACGCCGAACGTCTCGAACGGCATATCGATAGCTTCGATATTGCCGAAATTAAGCAAGGTTTGAATGAGTTCTCGGCTTTACTCGAGCAATTGCGGGATTCGTAA
- a CDS encoding HD domain-containing phosphohydrolase, whose translation MLTSNRILIVDDVIDNIRVAMNFLKEDNYDLSFACGGEEALRLIRDNPAPFDLILLDIMMPGMDGFEVCRILKDNPRYQDVPIIFLTARVDVDSMAKGFTVGGVDYITKPFHADELLARVKTHIDLFHAKKILREHNIALEAKVAYERVRLLTELEENQKEMIFMLTELMESTSDETGKHIKRLSEISALLAKYHKSLSVHDMDMLYHASPMHDIGKMMIPKEILNKPGRLTEDEFNVIKSHTTNGYQLLCRSDRRIIKSAAVIAHEHHEKWDGSGYPRGLKGNDIHIYGRIVALADVFDALTHARCYKAVWSRDRVVDYIEGHRETQFDPELVDIFLGHVDEFFAIADLK comes from the coding sequence ATGCTTACATCCAATCGTATTCTGATTGTCGATGACGTCATCGATAACATTCGTGTCGCCATGAACTTTTTAAAGGAAGACAATTACGATCTTTCGTTTGCCTGCGGCGGAGAAGAAGCGTTACGGTTGATTCGAGATAATCCGGCGCCGTTCGATTTGATTCTGCTGGACATTATGATGCCGGGCATGGACGGCTTCGAAGTCTGCCGAATTTTAAAAGACAATCCGCGTTATCAAGATGTGCCGATTATTTTTTTGACTGCCCGTGTCGATGTCGATTCGATGGCGAAAGGCTTTACCGTCGGCGGCGTCGATTATATAACCAAGCCTTTTCATGCCGATGAATTGTTGGCGCGCGTCAAGACGCATATCGATTTGTTTCATGCAAAAAAAATACTGCGCGAACATAATATCGCATTGGAAGCGAAAGTCGCCTATGAGCGGGTCCGCTTACTTACGGAGTTGGAAGAAAATCAAAAAGAAATGATATTTATGCTGACCGAATTAATGGAATCGACTTCGGATGAAACCGGAAAGCATATCAAGCGCTTGTCCGAGATTTCAGCATTGCTGGCTAAATATCATAAAAGCCTCTCCGTTCACGATATGGATATGTTGTATCATGCCTCCCCGATGCATGATATCGGCAAGATGATGATACCTAAGGAAATATTGAATAAGCCGGGGCGATTGACCGAGGACGAATTTAATGTCATCAAGTCGCATACCACTAACGGTTATCAATTACTATGCCGTTCGGATCGAAGAATCATTAAATCCGCCGCCGTCATCGCTCATGAACATCATGAGAAATGGGACGGTAGCGGGTATCCGCGCGGATTGAAGGGTAATGATATTCATATTTACGGCCGAATCGTCGCATTAGCCGATGTGTTCGATGCGTTGACTCATGCTCGATGTTATAAAGCCGTTTGGAGTCGCGATCGGGTTGTCGATTATATTGAGGGACATCGCGAAACGCAGTTCGACCCGGAATTGGTCGACATTTTCTTAGGCCATGTCGATGAGTTTTTTGCAATCGCCGATTTGAAGTGA
- a CDS encoding spermidine synthase — MNTPSLSLQDRRLSLILLFAATLFTSATLMFSLQPMFGKLILPKLGGTPAVWNTCMVFYQSILFLGYMYAHFLSTRQDTRRQLQIHAAVLFISLLILPVALPDNLSPPTETNPTLWLLGTLFLAIGLPFFVVSATAPLLQKWFAQVGHHTSHDPYYLYAASNAGSLLALLSYPFVIEPNIGLASQQIAWSGGYAALCLMIAGCGWSLWKNKPRTDASAQEDILLSPELDNKTRLHWLVLAFVPSSLLLGLTNFISTDIASVPLLWIIPLTLYLLSFIIVFSKWNLKTHPIMTALQPVILLPFIAYSFINPAILPYWLDLVLHSTAFFLAIMVCHGELARLRPHTRHLTDFYLIMSFAGMLGGMFNTFVAPFVFNAVYEYPIMIIAALLLRPGLDISTGYRWTLQAVFPAIVIACGLIIYLTVDDLPQYLDTIGTGLILLAGLTYAFKNQPLSLALLAGTLIFFTQGLHGLVSNTIFQDRTFFGVLSVRENVLLDEQNRPEKYHELFHGTTKHGAQRLAAHLETVPLTYYSRPGPMGQLFKSYDEQNGEWVVGAVGLGAGALACYAKDNQQWTFYEIDPLVVEIAENPDYFTYLKRCARNLTHNIGDARLSLAEEPDHKFDLLIMDAFSSDAVPTHLLTREALDLYFEKLKPNGILAFHITNRHLALKKVLADHAKQMQLAALIQEFKTDGSIPLVTATDWVVMAKDEKILNPLIASRLGSWEKMPLYFGMRPWTDDFTNIISIWK; from the coding sequence ATGAACACCCCGTCACTCTCCTTACAAGACCGCAGACTCTCGCTCATTCTGCTTTTCGCCGCGACGCTATTCACCAGCGCCACATTGATGTTTAGCCTACAACCGATGTTCGGCAAGCTGATTTTGCCTAAATTGGGCGGCACGCCCGCGGTTTGGAATACCTGCATGGTGTTTTATCAAAGCATCCTATTCCTAGGTTATATGTATGCGCATTTTTTATCGACACGCCAAGACACTCGGCGACAGCTTCAAATCCATGCCGCCGTCTTATTCATCAGTCTGTTGATATTGCCGGTCGCTTTGCCGGATAATCTATCGCCTCCAACCGAGACCAACCCGACGTTATGGCTGCTTGGCACACTTTTCCTTGCGATCGGCCTGCCCTTCTTTGTCGTTTCGGCCACAGCACCGCTGTTGCAAAAATGGTTCGCGCAAGTCGGCCACCACACCAGTCACGACCCTTATTATCTCTATGCCGCAAGCAATGCCGGAAGCCTGTTGGCCTTATTAAGCTACCCGTTTGTGATCGAACCGAATATCGGATTGGCTTCGCAACAAATCGCTTGGAGCGGAGGCTATGCAGCTTTATGTTTGATGATTGCCGGTTGCGGGTGGAGCTTGTGGAAAAACAAGCCTCGAACGGATGCATCGGCACAGGAAGACATACTATTGTCCCCTGAGCTCGACAACAAAACCCGCCTACATTGGCTCGTCTTGGCCTTCGTGCCGTCGAGCTTACTATTGGGCTTGACTAACTTTATCAGCACCGATATCGCATCGGTACCGCTGCTGTGGATCATTCCGCTAACGCTCTATTTACTGTCTTTCATCATTGTGTTTTCGAAATGGAACCTAAAAACACATCCGATCATGACGGCACTGCAGCCGGTAATATTGCTACCGTTCATCGCTTACTCGTTCATCAATCCGGCAATCTTACCTTATTGGCTCGACCTGGTACTGCATTCAACCGCTTTTTTCCTGGCCATCATGGTTTGTCACGGCGAACTAGCCAGACTTCGCCCCCACACGCGGCATTTGACCGACTTTTATTTGATCATGTCGTTCGCCGGCATGCTCGGCGGTATGTTCAATACCTTTGTCGCGCCGTTCGTTTTCAATGCGGTTTACGAATATCCAATCATGATCATTGCGGCATTACTGCTGCGCCCCGGACTGGATATCTCGACCGGTTATCGCTGGACTCTGCAAGCCGTTTTTCCGGCCATTGTGATTGCCTGCGGATTAATCATCTATTTAACGGTCGACGATCTGCCGCAATATCTAGACACGATCGGCACGGGCTTGATTCTATTGGCCGGCCTGACTTATGCGTTCAAAAATCAACCGTTATCTTTAGCTTTGCTCGCGGGAACATTAATCTTCTTTACACAGGGTCTGCATGGTTTGGTGTCCAACACGATTTTTCAGGATAGAACCTTCTTTGGCGTACTGTCGGTGCGTGAAAATGTTTTACTCGATGAACAAAACCGTCCGGAAAAATACCACGAGCTGTTTCATGGCACGACCAAGCACGGCGCGCAACGCTTAGCAGCTCATTTGGAAACCGTTCCGTTGACCTATTACAGCCGCCCCGGACCGATGGGTCAGTTATTTAAAAGTTACGACGAACAAAACGGCGAGTGGGTCGTCGGCGCGGTCGGCCTCGGCGCCGGCGCATTGGCTTGTTACGCCAAGGATAATCAGCAATGGACTTTTTACGAAATCGATCCGTTGGTTGTCGAAATTGCCGAAAACCCGGACTATTTCACTTATCTGAAACGCTGCGCCCGCAATTTGACCCATAATATCGGCGATGCACGCCTATCGCTGGCGGAAGAACCGGACCACAAATTCGATTTGTTGATCATGGATGCGTTCAGCTCGGATGCCGTGCCGACCCACCTATTGACTCGCGAAGCGCTCGATCTGTATTTCGAAAAACTCAAACCGAATGGTATTTTGGCGTTTCATATCACCAACCGCCATTTGGCCTTGAAAAAAGTGCTGGCCGACCATGCCAAACAAATGCAATTGGCCGCATTGATCCAAGAATTTAAAACGGACGGCTCGATACCATTGGTCACGGCCACCGATTGGGTCGTGATGGCGAAAGACGAGAAGATATTGAACCCGCTCATCGCCAGTCGGCTCGGAAGTTGGGAAAAAATGCCGTTGTATTTCGGCATGCGGCCCTGGACCGACGATTTTACGAATATCATCAGCATTTGGAAGTAA
- a CDS encoding bifunctional diguanylate cyclase/phosphodiesterase translates to MNLIVHLIIFFILLFLSMPSVASDLKTDSASASVPAPVRTITLNPEEQKWLEKHKKIRIAFDGDFPPFSFVNDKGIVEGVAVEIISLLSQRLGIDFEIYPHTDWSRIYEAAVARQTDIVATMVNRPERRTWFFFTQPYLNKSLVIITRKDNFTIKRRTDIAGKKIALVDNYQYVDRVREEFPSIKIHAVDSFLEGLKAVANRQADAAITFTGTGHFLINRHQLSDLNIAAFYDHNSANESIAIRKDWPELASILQKGLDSLSSEEKQAIFEKWVPKVETVVTDYVLIGKIVAAFAFVLLVMLLWIVQVRRQNRRIEQSKDEVLLANQQLVNLQNELENLVEQRTAELKASEQKYRSLVENLRHEYFFYRQDPSGLLTYVSPSVSNILGYSTEEFIANHRDFLTDNPANLNIDKNTDLCLKGMPQPPYEVEVYDSNGYIHWLEVMDSPVFDQNGQCIGVDGIAHDITERKETHELLTSLSYYDDLTGLANRRLFADRLQQAINLAHRNKTSITLFYLDLDKFKSINDTLGHAAGDEVLKETAQKILSVIRDSDIAARMGGDEFVILLPDSDAQAALSVANKLIKVLQQPYYIGEQMLSIGSSIGISVYPDNGTDGDSLINHADTAMYHAKKEKLGYAFYSEDMQPAFISSEQLTEDLTNTVKHCLRISRTTSASSIENTQNPGMNGHFLIYYQSRHALISSDIIGFESLVRWYHPEQGILSPSEFLPLAEKSGLIDKITDWVVRQVCSQALAWEKMNLRPAKISINLSVNQIQQQSLVERMLRDIDNLGVTPNWLEIEIKESTIMQNIDHAVNIIDQLNAAGLSVAIDDINSDSPILEQLDSLPAQTIKIDRALIRTLPINNENANSVISIIKKAHAHGKVVTAEGVESENQLDFLKTNRCDNVQGFYFSKPLAAADAENFLKSLSWFLDKND, encoded by the coding sequence ATGAATCTCATTGTGCATCTGATTATTTTTTTTATTTTACTCTTTTTATCGATGCCGTCGGTTGCCTCTGATTTAAAGACCGACTCGGCTTCAGCATCGGTTCCGGCTCCGGTTCGCACTATAACTTTGAATCCAGAAGAACAAAAGTGGCTGGAAAAGCATAAAAAAATCCGAATCGCTTTTGACGGAGACTTTCCTCCCTTTAGCTTTGTTAATGATAAAGGCATTGTCGAAGGCGTTGCCGTTGAAATCATTAGCTTACTAAGCCAGCGACTAGGTATTGACTTCGAAATTTATCCGCACACCGACTGGAGCCGGATATACGAAGCGGCCGTCGCAAGACAAACCGATATCGTGGCAACGATGGTCAACAGACCGGAGCGTCGCACATGGTTTTTCTTTACTCAACCCTATCTCAACAAGTCGCTGGTCATCATTACCCGAAAAGACAATTTCACCATCAAGCGCCGCACCGATATCGCCGGCAAAAAAATCGCTCTGGTCGACAATTACCAATATGTCGATCGAGTTCGCGAAGAGTTTCCTTCGATCAAAATACACGCGGTCGATTCTTTCCTAGAGGGTCTTAAAGCGGTGGCGAATCGCCAAGCAGATGCCGCAATCACTTTTACCGGGACCGGTCATTTTTTAATCAATAGACACCAACTCAGCGACCTTAATATAGCGGCTTTCTACGATCACAACAGCGCAAACGAAAGTATCGCGATACGTAAAGATTGGCCGGAATTGGCTTCGATATTACAAAAAGGGCTCGACTCGCTCAGCTCCGAAGAAAAACAGGCGATCTTCGAAAAATGGGTTCCCAAAGTTGAAACCGTAGTCACCGACTATGTGCTGATCGGTAAAATTGTTGCAGCATTCGCATTCGTACTACTCGTCATGTTGCTATGGATTGTTCAAGTCCGCAGACAAAATCGCCGTATCGAGCAATCCAAGGATGAAGTGTTGCTCGCAAATCAACAATTAGTCAATCTACAAAACGAATTGGAAAACTTGGTCGAGCAAAGGACTGCCGAACTTAAAGCCAGCGAACAAAAATACCGTAGTTTGGTCGAGAATCTACGCCATGAATATTTTTTCTATCGTCAAGACCCTTCGGGTTTACTGACTTATGTGAGCCCTTCGGTCAGCAATATACTCGGCTACAGTACGGAAGAGTTTATCGCTAATCACCGCGACTTCCTGACCGACAACCCCGCTAACCTAAACATCGATAAAAACACGGATTTATGCTTAAAAGGCATGCCTCAACCGCCTTACGAAGTCGAAGTTTATGATAGCAACGGTTATATCCATTGGCTTGAAGTCATGGACTCGCCAGTATTTGACCAAAACGGCCAATGCATAGGCGTCGACGGTATCGCACACGACATTACCGAGCGTAAAGAAACGCATGAATTACTCACATCGCTTTCTTATTATGACGATCTGACCGGTTTGGCCAACCGGCGTTTATTCGCCGATCGCCTACAACAAGCAATCAATCTTGCTCACCGGAACAAAACCTCAATTACGCTATTTTATCTTGATCTGGATAAGTTTAAATCGATCAATGATACGCTCGGCCATGCCGCAGGAGACGAGGTTCTTAAGGAAACGGCGCAAAAAATACTGTCAGTCATACGCGACTCCGATATTGCGGCCCGCATGGGCGGAGATGAATTCGTCATACTCCTACCTGATTCCGACGCCCAAGCCGCCCTATCGGTTGCTAACAAGCTCATTAAGGTCTTGCAACAGCCTTATTACATCGGCGAACAAATGCTTAGCATTGGAAGCAGTATCGGCATCTCTGTATATCCGGACAACGGCACCGACGGCGATAGTCTAATCAATCATGCCGATACCGCGATGTATCACGCTAAGAAGGAAAAATTGGGTTATGCATTTTATTCCGAGGACATGCAACCGGCTTTCATAAGCTCCGAACAACTGACCGAAGACTTGACGAACACCGTTAAACATTGCCTACGAATAAGCCGAACAACCTCGGCAAGTTCGATAGAAAATACTCAAAATCCAGGCATGAACGGTCACTTTTTGATTTATTATCAGAGTCGACATGCATTGATCAGCAGCGACATCATCGGTTTCGAGAGTTTAGTCCGCTGGTATCATCCCGAACAAGGCATCTTATCGCCTTCGGAATTTTTACCGCTCGCCGAAAAATCCGGTTTAATCGATAAAATTACCGACTGGGTCGTCAGGCAGGTCTGTAGTCAGGCGCTGGCTTGGGAAAAGATGAACCTCAGACCCGCCAAAATCAGCATTAATCTTTCGGTCAATCAAATTCAACAACAAAGCTTGGTAGAAAGAATGCTACGCGATATCGATAACCTCGGAGTAACTCCGAACTGGCTGGAAATTGAGATTAAAGAGAGCACGATCATGCAAAATATCGATCATGCCGTAAATATCATCGATCAACTCAATGCTGCGGGTCTGTCGGTTGCAATAGACGATATCAATTCCGACTCGCCTATTTTGGAGCAACTCGATTCCCTTCCGGCGCAAACCATCAAAATCGATCGCGCACTGATTCGTACCCTTCCGATCAATAACGAAAATGCGAACAGCGTCATATCGATCATCAAAAAAGCGCATGCCCATGGCAAAGTTGTTACGGCGGAAGGCGTGGAAAGTGAAAATCAATTGGATTTTCTCAAAACAAACCGCTGCGATAACGTGCAAGGATTCTATTTCAGCAAGCCCTTAGCAGCAGCCGACGCAGAAAACTTTCTCAAGAGTTTGTCATGGTTTCTTGATAAAAACGACTAA